The proteins below are encoded in one region of Candidatus Saccharimonadales bacterium:
- a CDS encoding DUF5671 domain-containing protein gives MNDKLQHYVENARKKGLDDAAIRQRLLDAGWEVGEIYTALDGDDSLVPPTPSGQQSVSAHPTASGPINVVNSGFSGNGFEYMIYFLALGVVALSVGSMLHNIINVLVVTQKFSFYQDVIPTASAALVVAGPIYLGLMLRLRRKEAARAEILHDPSRRRAVQLLLLVTFIIGVAKLVAYVYNILTLGGVDGINLVAETLHATVTIGLAGGIFWKYFREQSRLE, from the coding sequence ATGAATGATAAACTACAACACTACGTTGAAAATGCCCGCAAGAAGGGATTAGACGATGCGGCTATTCGCCAACGCCTACTAGATGCCGGCTGGGAGGTTGGGGAGATCTATACGGCTCTGGATGGAGATGATAGTTTAGTCCCGCCTACCCCGAGTGGTCAGCAATCTGTTTCAGCTCATCCCACTGCGTCCGGTCCGATTAACGTGGTCAATAGTGGTTTTTCTGGTAACGGTTTTGAATATATGATCTACTTCCTAGCCCTGGGTGTGGTAGCGCTATCAGTAGGCTCAATGCTGCACAATATCATTAACGTTCTGGTCGTAACGCAGAAGTTTAGCTTCTACCAAGATGTGATCCCCACCGCTAGCGCTGCCTTAGTAGTGGCCGGTCCGATCTACCTTGGTTTGATGCTACGCTTGCGTCGCAAGGAGGCCGCTCGAGCTGAGATACTACACGATCCGTCCCGGCGACGGGCGGTACAATTGCTGCTGTTAGTCACCTTCATTATCGGTGTAGCCAAGCTGGTGGCCTATGTTTATAATATTTTAACTTTAGGTGGGGTAGACGGCATCAATTTGGTCGCTGAGACACTGCATGCGACAGTAACTATCGGTCTGGCCGGCGGTATCTTCTGGAAGTATTTCCGAGAACAGTCACGGCTAGAATGA
- the xerA gene encoding site-specific tyrosine recombinase/integron integrase yields MLLSDAIIDFLEHLEIEQNRSQRTIANYDHYLQRFLELTDDIEVTKIDSELIRKYRLRLNRTTDRHGRELSKSTQNYHLIALRSFLKYLTKRDIDVMSADKIELARVSRPKVAFLDPEELTRLFDQPDLDTLIGQRDRAIIELLYSSGLRVSELVNLDRGHINLERREFMVRGKGQKDRPIFISQTAADWLSTYLKGRIDNYRPLFIHYSGTQSGLDDGNYTRLTARSVQRNVAKYARLAGITKRVTPHVLRHSFATDLLRNGADLRSVQAMLGHSDISTTQIYTHVTDPQLKSVHERFHGPTAR; encoded by the coding sequence ATGCTTTTATCCGATGCCATCATAGATTTTCTAGAACACCTCGAGATTGAGCAAAATCGATCACAGAGAACCATAGCTAACTATGATCATTACCTGCAACGGTTTCTCGAACTGACCGATGATATAGAAGTGACTAAGATCGACAGTGAGCTAATTCGCAAGTATCGCCTGCGGCTCAACCGGACGACCGACCGCCACGGTCGAGAGCTGTCCAAGTCGACCCAAAACTACCACCTCATTGCCCTGCGCTCCTTTCTAAAGTACTTAACTAAGCGTGATATAGATGTGATGTCGGCCGATAAAATTGAACTAGCCCGCGTCTCCCGACCCAAGGTGGCCTTTCTTGATCCGGAGGAGCTCACCCGCCTCTTCGATCAACCCGATCTCGACACCTTAATCGGACAGCGTGACCGGGCCATCATTGAGTTACTTTATTCCAGCGGATTGCGCGTCTCCGAACTAGTTAACCTCGATCGAGGCCACATCAACCTCGAGCGGCGGGAGTTTATGGTCCGAGGTAAGGGCCAGAAAGATCGCCCAATCTTCATCAGCCAGACCGCGGCCGACTGGCTGAGTACCTATCTCAAAGGGCGGATCGACAACTACCGCCCCCTCTTCATTCACTATTCTGGCACCCAGAGTGGACTAGACGATGGGAACTACACTCGCCTAACGGCTCGCAGCGTGCAGCGCAATGTAGCTAAATATGCCCGACTAGCCGGCATCACCAAGCGAGTCACTCCTCATGTACTGCGCCATAGCTTCGCGACCGACCTCCTGCGTAATGGAGCCGATCTGCGCAGTGTTCAGGCTATGCTAGGTCACAGCGATATCTCCACCACTCAGATATATACCCACGTGACCGATCCCCAGCTCAAGTCAGTGCACGAGCGCTTTCACGGCCCGACCGCTAGATAG
- a CDS encoding A24 family peptidase produces the protein MELIVGVAAALSTLAWQPSNLTDAVQLGIWIVISGLFVALAVYDLRWMLLPNRLLKALLGVVIVFLLTQAFSGALLASWLVDPLIGASGALALFYGLHVLGRGAWMGGGDVKLVFILGLLLGWQLMALGLLLAFNLAAVISLLLIGLGWRSRQDLIPFGPFLLLGAWIALLWGEGIVDWYLRLSGL, from the coding sequence GTGGAACTGATAGTGGGTGTAGCCGCCGCTCTTAGTACATTAGCCTGGCAGCCGAGTAACCTAACCGATGCCGTTCAGCTGGGAATTTGGATCGTTATCTCCGGGCTTTTTGTAGCCCTGGCCGTTTATGATCTGCGCTGGATGCTGCTGCCTAACCGATTACTGAAAGCACTACTTGGCGTGGTTATCGTTTTTCTCCTGACTCAGGCCTTCTCGGGTGCATTGCTCGCCAGCTGGCTGGTCGATCCTTTAATTGGCGCCTCCGGAGCGTTAGCTTTATTCTATGGTTTGCACGTGCTGGGTCGCGGTGCCTGGATGGGGGGCGGGGACGTCAAACTAGTCTTTATCCTCGGACTCCTGTTAGGTTGGCAGCTGATGGCCCTCGGCTTACTGCTGGCCTTTAACTTAGCGGCTGTCATCAGTCTGCTTCTAATCGGCCTGGGCTGGCGTAGTCGTCAGGATTTAATACCGTTCGGACCGTTTCTACTACTCGGGGCCTGGATAGCATTACTCTGGGGCGAGGGAATAGTCGATTGGTATTTGCGCCTCTCCGGTCTATAG
- a CDS encoding type IV pilus twitching motility protein PilT, whose amino-acid sequence MQSNLRIEVLLQEVIDKGASDLHLQVGLPPMLRLDGSLVAAQDAVPLDEETVEGLLYSIVDEEQKQILTKDKELDFSFAFGDLGRFRVNAFHERGNMAAALRLITNEIKTIEELGLPKVVNSFTEFPRGLVLMTGPTGSGKSTTLAAMIDQINTTRAVHIITIEDPIEYAHTSKKAVIVQREVHYDTYSFAAALRSTLRQDPDIVLIGEMRDLETIAAAITIAETGHLVFATLHTNSASQSVDRIIDVFPPHQQQQVRVQLASILKGVISQRLVPAIGGGRIPATEILIANPAVRNIIREGKTHQLDSVIQTGADQGMQSMDKTLVELIHAGKITYDEAKNYAVDIQELDRLMRG is encoded by the coding sequence ATGCAGAGTAATCTCAGGATCGAAGTTTTGCTACAGGAAGTGATAGATAAGGGTGCTTCGGACCTCCACTTACAGGTAGGGTTACCGCCGATGCTCCGCCTGGACGGGTCTCTGGTCGCTGCCCAAGATGCGGTGCCACTAGATGAAGAGACAGTAGAGGGTCTGCTTTACTCTATCGTTGATGAGGAGCAGAAACAGATCTTAACTAAAGATAAGGAACTGGATTTTTCCTTTGCCTTCGGCGACCTTGGGCGATTTCGGGTAAATGCCTTTCACGAACGGGGCAATATGGCCGCTGCCTTACGTCTAATTACTAATGAGATTAAGACGATTGAGGAACTGGGCCTGCCTAAGGTAGTTAACAGCTTTACTGAATTCCCCCGCGGCCTGGTGTTAATGACCGGTCCGACCGGTAGTGGTAAGTCGACTACGCTAGCGGCGATGATCGATCAGATCAATACTACCCGGGCTGTTCATATCATTACCATTGAGGATCCAATCGAGTATGCTCATACCAGTAAGAAAGCGGTTATCGTTCAGCGCGAGGTCCACTATGATACCTACTCCTTTGCCGCCGCTTTACGGTCGACCTTGCGTCAAGATCCGGATATCGTGCTAATTGGAGAGATGCGCGATCTAGAAACCATCGCCGCCGCTATCACTATTGCCGAGACCGGCCATTTGGTGTTTGCTACCTTGCACACCAACTCCGCTTCGCAGAGCGTGGATCGTATCATCGATGTCTTCCCGCCGCACCAGCAGCAGCAGGTCCGTGTGCAGCTAGCTTCGATCTTAAAGGGTGTAATTTCTCAGCGTCTAGTCCCGGCTATCGGAGGTGGGCGTATACCGGCGACCGAAATCTTAATCGCTAACCCGGCTGTACGTAATATCATTCGTGAGGGTAAGACCCACCAGCTCGACTCCGTGATCCAGACCGGGGCGGACCAGGGCATGCAGTCGATGGATAAGACGTTGGTGGAGTTAATTCATGCGGGCAAGATCACCTATGATGAAGCTAAGAACTATGCCGTCGATATTCAAGAGCTTGACCGTCTAATGCGAGGCTAA
- a CDS encoding ATPase, T2SS/T4P/T4SS family yields MLTGEAQKTFEQLLLDQGYLSADQLKDLQRESAETNKSILSLISERRLIDEEKVVQTVAKADNVPYANLQGFQVDDELKKLIPKDLARSHQVVPIGVMEGRLVVGMIDPTNLQAVDFITRKLGRPVTPHMVSGKSINAVLSQYKADVSEEVSAVVGSADEFAQAEQAHQDKLQANGSQEVKTLVQDAPITRALNTILDYAAQMEASDIHMEPREEELKIRFRVDGILQDTMTLPKEVEAALVSRVKILANLKIDEHRIPQDGEFQIEHQGRDIDLRISIAPLVWGEQVVIRLLDKDSSLLSIESLGYVGRAKRLISEGLKRPHGMTLSTGPTGSGKSTTLYAALNTIKEVAINIITLEDPVEYKMNGVNQMQVNPQVGLTFASGLRSILRQDPDVVMIGEIRDSETADLAVQAALTGHVVLSTLHTNSASGVLPRLIDMGIEPFLIASTVNTIIGQRLVRRICDKCSESYEASPAEVESIRKSMEGILPESGTADAQLREDLGYENLPSLGENAYTLYRGKGCSECQDGYKGRTGIFEVFSITPEMEKLLASQTTSTQVQLQAQKDGMITMKQDGYLKALNGVTTLEEVMRVASDA; encoded by the coding sequence GTGTTAACCGGTGAAGCCCAAAAGACATTTGAGCAGTTACTTCTGGATCAGGGCTATCTCTCTGCCGATCAACTCAAGGATCTACAGCGCGAATCGGCCGAGACAAATAAATCTATTCTCAGTCTAATTTCCGAGCGGCGTTTGATTGACGAGGAGAAGGTAGTACAGACGGTAGCTAAGGCCGATAACGTGCCTTATGCTAACTTACAGGGCTTTCAGGTCGACGATGAGCTGAAGAAACTGATTCCCAAGGATTTGGCGCGCAGTCATCAGGTGGTACCGATTGGAGTGATGGAGGGGCGATTGGTGGTCGGCATGATCGATCCGACCAACCTGCAAGCGGTGGACTTTATTACGCGTAAACTTGGCCGCCCGGTCACACCACATATGGTTTCGGGTAAAAGCATTAATGCCGTCCTCTCCCAGTATAAGGCGGATGTCTCAGAAGAAGTCTCTGCCGTAGTCGGTTCGGCCGACGAGTTTGCTCAAGCCGAACAGGCGCATCAGGATAAACTTCAGGCCAACGGGTCACAAGAGGTCAAGACTTTAGTTCAGGACGCTCCAATTACGCGGGCGTTGAACACAATATTAGATTATGCCGCTCAGATGGAAGCTTCCGATATCCACATGGAGCCACGGGAAGAAGAGCTGAAGATTCGTTTCCGCGTCGATGGTATCCTGCAGGATACCATGACGCTACCGAAAGAGGTCGAAGCCGCTCTGGTATCTCGCGTAAAGATTCTTGCCAATCTAAAGATCGACGAGCACCGGATTCCTCAAGACGGTGAGTTTCAGATCGAGCATCAGGGTCGTGACATCGATTTACGTATCTCGATCGCGCCTTTAGTATGGGGTGAACAGGTAGTCATTCGTCTCTTGGATAAAGATTCCAGCCTACTCAGTATCGAATCGCTCGGTTATGTTGGGCGGGCTAAACGGCTTATTAGTGAAGGGTTGAAGCGTCCGCACGGTATGACGCTTTCGACCGGTCCGACCGGTAGTGGTAAGTCGACGACCTTGTATGCTGCACTCAACACTATTAAGGAAGTGGCGATTAACATTATCACTTTGGAAGATCCGGTCGAATATAAGATGAATGGGGTGAATCAGATGCAGGTCAACCCCCAGGTCGGTTTAACTTTTGCCAGCGGCTTACGCTCGATCTTGCGTCAAGACCCAGATGTAGTGATGATCGGGGAAATTCGAGATAGCGAGACGGCTGATTTGGCGGTGCAGGCGGCTTTGACCGGACACGTAGTGCTCTCGACCCTGCACACTAACTCGGCCTCTGGTGTTCTGCCCCGGTTGATCGATATGGGTATCGAACCTTTCTTGATTGCCTCTACGGTTAATACCATCATCGGACAGCGACTTGTGCGTCGTATTTGTGATAAGTGCTCGGAGAGCTATGAGGCTTCGCCGGCGGAAGTAGAGTCGATCAGGAAGTCGATGGAGGGGATACTACCGGAGTCGGGTACGGCCGATGCGCAGCTACGTGAAGACTTGGGTTATGAGAACTTGCCCTCATTAGGTGAAAACGCTTATACTTTGTACAGAGGCAAGGGCTGCAGTGAGTGCCAGGACGGTTACAAGGGACGAACCGGCATCTTCGAAGTCTTCTCGATTACACCGGAGATGGAGAAGCTACTAGCTAGTCAGACCACCAGTACTCAGGTACAGCTTCAGGCTCAGAAGGACGGCATGATAACCATGAAACAGGACGGCTACCTCAAGGCTTTGAACGGTGTGACCACCCTAGAAGAGGTCATGCGGGTAGCGTCAGATGCGTAA
- the pilM gene encoding type IV pilus assembly protein PilM, whose product MAILDKNTDYFGLDIGTTGIRMVQLKAGAGAPALVAYGAMAAPADLISSDSEIDHDRIAAVIRQLKDETQIKTNEVVTAIPSAHAFTTVITTPKLSESELAKSIQLQADQYIPMPVSEAKLDWHIIDPNKSETEMSVLLVAAPKNVVDKYLSVVEKAGLNLHALEINALATGRSVISVTEVPVAVVDFGNTSTEITVIWQRVPHLVRSVNIGGATLVRSVAQNLNIDEEQASQFLQKFGVTQTKLEGQVLKAVKGSLDSVMSEISKSIKFFTSQNAGVALEKVVLTGGPTALPEMPSYVANTLNLPVEIANPWMNVSYPAAQQDMLMGKSLQFAVAVGLAQRSFV is encoded by the coding sequence ATGGCTATCTTAGATAAAAACACAGATTATTTCGGACTTGATATCGGTACTACCGGCATTCGCATGGTACAGCTTAAGGCTGGTGCTGGTGCACCGGCCTTAGTAGCGTACGGAGCGATGGCTGCTCCAGCCGATTTAATCAGTAGTGATTCTGAGATTGATCATGACCGGATCGCTGCCGTTATCCGACAGTTGAAAGATGAGACTCAGATTAAGACCAACGAGGTTGTTACGGCGATCCCCTCCGCTCACGCCTTTACCACTGTAATCACTACGCCGAAGTTAAGTGAGAGTGAGCTAGCTAAGTCGATTCAGCTACAGGCCGATCAGTATATACCGATGCCGGTGAGCGAGGCTAAGCTGGACTGGCACATCATCGATCCGAATAAGAGCGAGACTGAAATGTCGGTACTACTAGTAGCGGCCCCGAAGAATGTCGTCGATAAGTATCTCTCTGTGGTAGAAAAGGCTGGGCTTAACCTACATGCACTGGAGATTAACGCTCTAGCTACCGGTCGTAGCGTGATTAGTGTAACCGAAGTGCCGGTAGCAGTAGTCGACTTTGGTAATACCAGTACGGAGATTACGGTCATCTGGCAGCGGGTACCGCATCTGGTGCGTTCCGTTAATATCGGCGGAGCGACCCTAGTGCGTTCAGTAGCTCAGAATCTCAACATCGACGAGGAGCAGGCCAGTCAGTTCCTGCAGAAGTTTGGTGTTACTCAGACTAAGCTAGAAGGCCAGGTACTCAAGGCCGTTAAGGGTAGCTTAGACAGCGTGATGAGTGAAATATCGAAATCAATTAAGTTTTTTACCAGCCAGAATGCCGGTGTAGCGCTGGAGAAGGTAGTTCTAACTGGCGGACCTACCGCCTTACCGGAAATGCCCTCTTACGTCGCCAACACCCTTAATCTGCCGGTCGAGATTGCTAATCCCTGGATGAACGTTAGTTATCCGGCTGCTCAGCAGGATATGCTGATGGGTAAATCCTTGCAGTTCGCGGTCGCCGTCGGGCTGGCCCAACGGTCGTTTGTCTAG
- a CDS encoding SurA N-terminal domain-containing protein: MPDSQPNPTSWPQELKQGYDHGRKWAHNHRAGLRQGAKVIIVAVIVALAVAIVSIYGSGRQNRFTHVVSQIVPFPAAMVEGESLRYSVYLDQVRYLDGLIAYESPDADSTITQEQIDLQSIESLINAKIVELESYQRGLTVSAAEIDINLEHLYGSDTELSEQLASHGVGDDMVRRQVRTQILQFKLSQELDEQGEITEGESIIDWIAMRREAINIRYLLPQHGG, translated from the coding sequence ATGCCTGACTCTCAGCCCAATCCTACCAGCTGGCCACAAGAGCTAAAGCAGGGATACGATCACGGTCGGAAGTGGGCTCATAATCACCGAGCCGGCCTGCGCCAGGGAGCTAAGGTTATAATTGTCGCCGTAATCGTAGCGCTTGCGGTAGCGATAGTTAGTATATATGGTTCCGGCCGCCAGAATCGGTTTACCCATGTCGTGTCACAGATAGTGCCATTTCCGGCTGCTATGGTGGAGGGGGAGTCGCTGCGTTACTCGGTCTATCTAGATCAGGTGCGCTACCTCGATGGTTTGATTGCCTATGAGTCACCGGACGCCGATAGCACCATTACGCAGGAGCAGATCGACCTACAGTCGATTGAGAGTTTAATTAACGCTAAGATCGTCGAGCTCGAATCGTATCAACGAGGGCTAACGGTTAGTGCGGCCGAGATCGATATCAATTTGGAGCATTTATACGGCAGTGACACAGAATTGAGTGAGCAGCTAGCAAGTCATGGGGTGGGGGATGATATGGTGCGACGACAGGTGCGTACTCAGATCCTGCAGTTTAAGCTTAGTCAGGAGCTAGATGAACAAGGTGAGATAACTGAAGGGGAGTCGATTATCGACTGGATAGCTATGCGACGTGAGGCGATTAACATCCGTTATTTATTGCCTCAGCACGGGGGTTAA
- a CDS encoding prepilin-type N-terminal cleavage/methylation domain-containing protein yields the protein MNNQHGFTLVEVAISMAILSVTMMVATMGFISIVRLQEKAESVRNVQQTTRYALETITRDVRNANTYSLSDNGRQILLPNALTPSAQVRYTYIVDDGIYRVQCGVSCPTSATAGENLTSGVIRVIDFELEVIATGSSATSPLRLYMRSAQPQAGLVETDPYYYEYETTTTVVPRR from the coding sequence ATGAATAATCAGCACGGTTTCACCCTGGTTGAGGTGGCGATAAGTATGGCTATCTTATCGGTGACCATGATGGTGGCCACTATGGGCTTTATCTCAATTGTGCGCCTGCAGGAGAAGGCAGAGTCGGTACGTAACGTCCAGCAAACTACTCGGTATGCCCTGGAGACCATCACACGTGATGTCCGTAACGCCAATACCTACTCACTGAGTGATAACGGGCGACAGATCCTACTGCCTAACGCTCTGACCCCGTCCGCCCAAGTCCGCTACACTTATATAGTTGACGATGGAATTTATCGAGTGCAGTGCGGGGTGAGTTGTCCGACTTCGGCCACTGCCGGAGAGAACCTAACGAGCGGTGTGATTAGGGTAATCGACTTTGAGCTAGAAGTTATCGCTACCGGATCTTCCGCTACCAGTCCTTTGCGGCTGTATATGCGTAGTGCCCAGCCCCAAGCCGGCTTAGTTGAGACGGATCCTTACTACTATGAGTACGAGACGACAACTACAGTGGTGCCGCGACGATGA
- a CDS encoding prepilin-type N-terminal cleavage/methylation domain-containing protein, which produces MQLRLTKDQTGLTLIEVVIAIALLAIAMAASGALATSTTRLTTESGRRTQATALAMRELETLRNHRDGLAERGGGESTLLITDLLANVPAQGSGSRCFSFVVVGDEESDTGWRLEPTSSYQEPTAYQQSDFASGGDYVGFDNFERVIELCETEEYSVDLVDGVAQGGYQTSQFLYDVEVRVLWQEAGPPRRELVYRSVLSTPLGATYE; this is translated from the coding sequence ATGCAGCTTAGATTAACTAAAGATCAAACCGGCTTAACCTTAATTGAGGTGGTAATCGCTATCGCGCTGCTAGCTATCGCCATGGCTGCCTCCGGCGCTTTAGCTACCAGCACTACACGATTAACTACTGAGTCTGGTAGGCGGACTCAGGCGACAGCCTTAGCAATGCGTGAGCTGGAGACCTTACGAAATCACCGTGACGGGCTAGCCGAGCGGGGGGGTGGTGAGAGTACGCTGTTAATTACCGATTTACTGGCTAACGTGCCGGCTCAAGGTAGCGGCAGCCGTTGCTTTTCCTTTGTAGTGGTGGGCGATGAAGAGAGTGATACCGGCTGGCGGCTGGAGCCGACTAGTAGTTATCAGGAGCCAACGGCTTATCAGCAGAGTGACTTTGCCAGCGGTGGCGATTATGTTGGCTTCGATAACTTTGAGCGGGTTATCGAGCTATGCGAGACAGAAGAGTATAGCGTGGACCTGGTAGACGGAGTGGCTCAGGGCGGCTACCAGACCAGCCAGTTCCTCTACGATGTGGAAGTAAGAGTGTTATGGCAGGAGGCCGGTCCGCCCCGGCGAGAGCTCGTTTATCGCAGCGTACTCTCGACTCCGCTAGGAGCTACCTATGAATAA
- a CDS encoding type II secretion system protein has protein sequence MKKNRLFNSDGYTLIEIVVVLAIIGIFTMTLVGSGTSNIAIERFSGNVNEFANAITEAEVNAYSSQVGSCAEGADCYWRGNVLEYSVGGDLYRQYLLLGQDISRFSNNIDQRLGLTGKQIRQEYRLTDIGLNLSGIGSNCNLADLSSNVGAMCASTHGELSLALLAPDGRAYTADQHYVNASPGNPNAYDPNVRAYDQEVPVTFVLEDEATSLVGYVTYDPKNGSIDTRVQ, from the coding sequence ATGAAAAAAAACCGACTATTCAACTCAGACGGCTACACCTTAATCGAAATAGTGGTGGTGCTAGCAATCATCGGTATTTTTACCATGACTTTAGTTGGTTCCGGTACTAGCAATATAGCTATCGAGCGCTTCAGTGGTAACGTCAACGAGTTTGCCAACGCCATTACAGAGGCTGAGGTAAACGCTTACTCATCGCAGGTCGGTAGCTGCGCGGAAGGAGCTGACTGCTACTGGCGAGGCAACGTGCTCGAGTATAGTGTCGGCGGTGATCTCTACCGGCAGTACTTACTGTTAGGGCAAGATATCTCACGTTTTAGCAATAATATCGATCAGCGCTTGGGTCTGACCGGAAAACAGATCCGGCAGGAATACCGCCTAACTGATATCGGCTTGAATCTCAGCGGTATCGGCAGTAACTGTAACCTAGCGGACTTATCATCAAACGTCGGTGCTATGTGTGCGTCTACTCACGGCGAGTTATCGCTAGCTCTGCTGGCTCCGGATGGTCGTGCATACACCGCCGATCAACACTATGTAAATGCCAGTCCCGGTAATCCTAACGCCTATGACCCTAATGTACGCGCCTATGATCAAGAGGTACCGGTCACTTTTGTGCTAGAAGATGAGGCGACCAGCCTGGTAGGTTATGTGACCTATGATCCGAAAAACGGTAGTATTGATACGAGGGTACAGTAA
- a CDS encoding type II secretion system protein: MLEKAKNSRGFTLIEVVIVLAIGALIILVVLNAISSAQRNQRDSTRRQEASQIAAALESYSANNGGEYPANTAVIDEIDDYLPELEGDVGGFKYTRIGAFDADACSTEDGDTYQITYSRSDGGRSYDLGVCLEVGGEVDIRNQ, translated from the coding sequence GTGCTAGAAAAAGCCAAAAACAGTCGCGGATTTACCCTAATCGAAGTAGTTATCGTTCTAGCCATCGGTGCTTTAATTATTCTAGTAGTCTTAAACGCCATTTCCTCCGCTCAGCGTAATCAGCGGGACAGCACGCGGCGCCAAGAGGCTAGCCAGATTGCCGCCGCCCTTGAGTCATATTCTGCAAATAACGGCGGCGAGTACCCAGCTAATACCGCTGTTATTGACGAGATCGATGACTATTTGCCGGAACTTGAAGGTGATGTCGGCGGGTTTAAGTACACGCGAATTGGAGCCTTTGATGCCGATGCTTGTAGTACTGAGGATGGTGATACCTATCAGATAACCTATTCCCGCTCGGACGGCGGTCGCAGCTACGATCTAGGTGTCTGCTTGGAAGTCGGCGGCGAAGTAGATATTCGCAACCAGTAA